One genomic window of Haliotis asinina isolate JCU_RB_2024 chromosome 4, JCU_Hal_asi_v2, whole genome shotgun sequence includes the following:
- the LOC137282020 gene encoding uncharacterized protein, which translates to MDPVQVAIKLRGLLLAHDNAVKEILTLDMQVYKLMQKMTANSSIKCIIRGEQLIQRRWVLEGVKEMFTIYRQIKWQEVQACVNAITKDASGESDTEADWNAETSFNDDDASFTELQVDSSYSEDDEDQEDFYSNDSSYDMMTLSRALSVDDCALHRHA; encoded by the exons ATGGATCCAGTTCAAGTTGCCATCAAGCTGAGAGGTCTCCTTCTTGCCCATGACAATGCAGTAAAAGAGATCTTGACCTTAG acatgcaggtgtacaagctgatgcaaaagaTGACGGCCAACTCCTCCATCAAGTGTATAATTCGAGGTGAACAGCTGATCCAGAGACGATGGGTGTTGGAAGGTGTCAAGGAGATGTTtaccatctacagacaaatcaaGTGGCAAGAGGTACAGGCCTGCGTGAATGCCATCACCAAAGATGCTTCTGGAGAAAGTGATACAGAGGCGGATTGGAATGCTGAAACTTCCTTCAATGACGATGATGCTTCCTTCACCGAACTCCAGGTCGACAGCTCATACAGTGAGGACGACGAGGACCAGGAAGACTTCTACAGCAACGACAGCAGCTACGATATGATGACTCTCAGTCGAGCTTTGTCTGTAGACGACTGTGCTCTTCATAGACACGCTTAA
- the LOC137282026 gene encoding uncharacterized protein: MDPVQVAIKLRGLLLAHDNAVKEILTLDMQVYKLMQKMTANSSNKCIIRGEQLIQRRWVLEGVKEMFTIYRQIKWQEVQACVNAITKDASGESDTEADWNAETSFNDDDASFTELQVDSSYSEDDEDQEDFYSNDSSYDMMTLSRALSVDDCALHRHA; encoded by the exons ATGGATCCAGTTCAAGTTGCCATCAAGCTGAGAGGTCTCCTTCTTGCCCATGACAATGCAGTAAAAGAGATCTTGACCTTAG acatgcaggtgtacaagctgatgcaaaagaTGACGGCCAACTCCTCCAACAAGTGTATAATTCGAGGTGAACAGCTGATCCAGAGACGATGGGTGTTGGAAGGTGTCAAGGAGATGTTtaccatctacagacaaatcaaGTGGCAAGAGGTACAGGCCTGCGTGAATGCCATCACCAAAGATGCTTCTGGAGAAAGTGATACAGAGGCGGATTGGAATGCTGAAACTTCCTTCAATGACGATGATGCTTCCTTCACCGAACTCCAGGTCGACAGCTCATACAGTGAGGACGACGAGGACCAGGAAGACTTCTACAGCAACGACAGCAGCTACGATATGATGACTCTCAGTCGAGCTTTGTCTGTAGACGACTGTGCTCTTCATAGACACGCTTAA